The region GCGCTGCGCGCCGTCTTCGTCAGGACGGGCGACACGCTCGCCCTGGACGAGGCCGTCACGTGGCGGCGCGCCGCGCTCGCCCGCACCCCCGCGGGTCCCGACCGGCTGCTCCTCACGGCGAACCTGGCGCTGTCACTGCGCAGCCGATTCGAGTACACCCAGGACCTCGCCGTCCTGCGCGACGCGGTCGGCCTTCTGGAAGAGGTGCTCGCCGCGTCCGAGGGCGACCTTCCCGAGCGCGTCAAGTGGGAGGCGGACCTCGGCAACTGCCTGTACCGGCTCGGTGTCCACGAACAGGACGCGGACGTCCTGGACCGGGCGGCGGCAGCTCTGCGGCAGGCGGCGGCGAGCGCCGACGCGACGCATCCGGACGTGGCGATGCACCTGGCGAACCTCGGCGGGGCGCTGGTCAGCCGGGTCGAGCTCCGCTGGGAGCCGGCTCTGCAGAGCGAGGCCGTCGAGGTCCTGGGGCGCGCGCTGGACAAGGCGGTTCGCAAGGACATGCCGTCCGCCGAGATCCACCTCTCGCTGGGGCTGGCCCACCGGACGCTGTTTCTGCGCGAGGGGTCGCCCGGCGCCTACCGCGACGCGGTCCACGCCTTCGGCGCGGCCGCCGGTGCCTCGACGGCGGCGGGACGCACCCGGGCCCGCGCCGCCCAGCACCTCGGCCGGCTCCATGTCGCCGCCGGTGACGTCGAGGCCGGTCTGACCGCCCTGACCACGGCACTGGAACTGCTCGACCTGGTCGCCTGGCACGGTCTGGAGCGCGACGACCAGGAACGCTACCTGGCGGACTTCCGCGGACTGGGCAGTGCCGCCGCCGCCTGCGCGCTCACGGCCGGCGACCATCAGCGGGCGCTCGGGGTCCTGGAGCAGGGCCGCGGCGTACTGCTCGGCCAGGTCCTGGACGTGCGGACCGACCACGACGAGCTCCGGGCGCACGAACCGGGGCTCGCGGCCGAACTCGCCGAGGTGCACGCCGCGATCGAGGCCGCCGCGACCGGTGCCACCGCGCCGGAGCCCCCGGTCGCCGCGGTCCCGCCGGGCCGCGCCCGACCCGGCGGGACCGGGCCGCCGCCGGACCGGCGGCGCTCGGCCGCGCGGCGCGACGATCTGCTGGCGCGCATTCGCCGGCGGCCCCGGTTCGCGCGCTTCCTGCTCGCACCCGACGCGGCGGCATTGCGGCCGGCGGCGGGCTCCGGACCGACGGTGACGCTGAACGTGTCCCCGTGGCGCTGCGACGCCCTGGTGACGACCGGGGACGGAACCGAGGTCGTTCCGCTCGAAAGCCTCACCGCACAGGACGCCGCCGAGCGCGCCGGCACTTTCGTCGCCGCGGTCAACGCGAACAGCTGGGGCACCAACGACGCGATACGGGACGTGCTCGCCTGGCTGTGGGAGGCGGTCACCGAACCGGTCTTCCGTCATCTCGGCCTGACCGCCTCGGACAGCCCTGCGTTGCCGCACCTGTGGTGGGTGCCGACCGGGCCGCTGAGCGTGCTGCCCCTTCACGCCGCGGGCCTGCACACCGGGCGCGACGGCGACCGCAACTGCGCGCTGCACCGGGTGGCCAGCTCCTACACGCCGACGCTCCGCTTCCTGCGGCACATCCAGGACCGGCCGACCGCCGGGGAGCCGGAGTCCGCGCTGGTGGTGGCTGTGGGGACCGCCGCTGCTCCGCTGGCCATGGCCGAGGTGGAGGCGGACCTGGTGGCGGCGGAGTTCGCCGGCCGGGTCGTCCGCCTGGCCGGGGGCCGCGCCACCAAGCAGGCAGTGCTGGACGGCTTGGGGACGTCGGCCTGGGCGCATTTCGCGTGCCATTCGATCAGCGACGCCGAACACCCCTCGGACAGCTGCCTGCGGCTGTCCGACGGAGACCTGCGCGTGCGCGACATCGCGGCGCTGCGGCTGCCCGCCGCGAGCGTCGCCTATCTGTCGGCCTGCACCACGGCGCTGAGCGGCGGACACCTCCCGGACGAGACGATCCACATCTCCTCGGCCTTCCAGCTCGCGGGGTTCTCCACCGCCATCGGCACGCTCTGGCGCGTCCCCGATCTGGCCTCGCAGGAGACCGCCCGGATCACCTACACCGCGCTGGCGGATCACCCGCCGGCCCGGGCGGTCAACCTGGCCGCCCGTGAGATGCGCAGGAACTACCGGATGAATCCGTACGAGTGGGCGGCGTTCGTACACAGCGGACCGGCCTGAGAGCCGTCTGACGGAGCCGCGCCCACCTGCTCTCCTGGAGGCATTCATGACCGACCGACCCCGGTCCGGCGAACTCTCGCATCCGGACCCGCAACGCGTCGCCACCCGGCAGGACTTCGGCCGGGAGCTGACCCTCGCACGGCAGGACTCCGGCCTGAGCGTGCGGCAGGTCGCCAAGGCAGTGGGCGTCCCGGTGAGCACCCTCGGCGGCTACTTCGCCGGTACGCACCTTCCCGCGCTCCAGCCGCCGGACCTGCTGAACCGCATCCTGCGGGCCGCCGGGATCACCGATCCGGCCGTCCTGGAGGACTGGCGGCAGGCGTACTGGCGGGTCAGACACGGCGCCGGGAGCACGGACGCCGCCGCCGCACCGGCCGCCGACCGCACCCCGCTGCACACCGCCCCGGGCGTCGCGCCGGTGGCCGTATCGACCCGCCCACCGTTCGACCGGCTCGGCGGCGGACCGCGAGTACGCGGCCGGGACCGGCTGCTCGACACACTGGCCACGGTCGTCGCGGAGTCCGGGCACGCCCACGACAACCCGCGCGTCCACGTCCTGCACGGGCTCGGCGGGTGCGGCAAGAGCACGGTGGCGCTGAGCGCCGTCCAGCGCGCCGCCGACGCCGGGATCACCACCTGGTGGATACCGGCGGAGGACGCCGCCGCGGTCACCGCGGGCATGCTCGCCCTCGCCGTCGAGCTGGGCGCGTCGCCCGACCACCTGCGGCTGGGCAGCCTGCCGGACATCGTGTGGCACCTGCTGGAGGATCTGGACGAGCCGTGGCTGCTGGTGCTGGACAACGCGGACGACCCGCCCGGCACCCTGGCCGCCGCGGGCGGCGGGGTCACCGACGGCACC is a window of Streptomyces sp. NBC_01477 DNA encoding:
- a CDS encoding CHAT domain-containing protein, whose product is MTEKKGTEAGRAWHRRAGELIRGGIRDRRAEPLAEAAELLAKAAAADPERRGRYAADLGVALTYRFELTGDLGSLRGALAAHRVAVDAAPGSPSRLSNLGLSLTRWFERTGETDRLAEGISVLRDAAAAAGADDSRYASYQSNLGLALTRWSERTGDASAAREAVDVHTEAVGSADGTPSDVAARLANLGMALMVLFRATGDKEHLLAAVDAYRKAVLAVPPGDGNAPGCYAGLGDALTAAAVAGGDVALHLDAMEELRTVVDGLGPDDPDAPLFLNQFANALRAVFVRTGDTLALDEAVTWRRAALARTPAGPDRLLLTANLALSLRSRFEYTQDLAVLRDAVGLLEEVLAASEGDLPERVKWEADLGNCLYRLGVHEQDADVLDRAAAALRQAAASADATHPDVAMHLANLGGALVSRVELRWEPALQSEAVEVLGRALDKAVRKDMPSAEIHLSLGLAHRTLFLREGSPGAYRDAVHAFGAAAGASTAAGRTRARAAQHLGRLHVAAGDVEAGLTALTTALELLDLVAWHGLERDDQERYLADFRGLGSAAAACALTAGDHQRALGVLEQGRGVLLGQVLDVRTDHDELRAHEPGLAAELAEVHAAIEAAATGATAPEPPVAAVPPGRARPGGTGPPPDRRRSAARRDDLLARIRRRPRFARFLLAPDAAALRPAAGSGPTVTLNVSPWRCDALVTTGDGTEVVPLESLTAQDAAERAGTFVAAVNANSWGTNDAIRDVLAWLWEAVTEPVFRHLGLTASDSPALPHLWWVPTGPLSVLPLHAAGLHTGRDGDRNCALHRVASSYTPTLRFLRHIQDRPTAGEPESALVVAVGTAAAPLAMAEVEADLVAAEFAGRVVRLAGGRATKQAVLDGLGTSAWAHFACHSISDAEHPSDSCLRLSDGDLRVRDIAALRLPAASVAYLSACTTALSGGHLPDETIHISSAFQLAGFSTAIGTLWRVPDLASQETARITYTALADHPPARAVNLAAREMRRNYRMNPYEWAAFVHSGPA